A stretch of Moorena sp. SIOASIH DNA encodes these proteins:
- a CDS encoding cysteate synthase, translating to MKSKLKYILRCTLCGKDYEPDPFRLCCDEKHEPSLLRAVYPNQKLEVKENLPGLFRYIDWLPVDRYLEADGKPITYQSQNLAHHLGLDHLFISFNGYWPERDAHLFTCSFKELEAFPILARIPEDNPKTLVVASAGNTGRAFATVCSKLKIPFCLVIPEQNLSAIWSKDRFDSCVRLIAVGGNGDYSDAIRIGKIISELEGFFPEGGARNVARRDGMGLTVVDATVTIGEIPDHYFQAVGSGTGGISAYEANLRFLADGRFGNKKMKLHLCQNIPFTPMTDAWKAGKRDITALSEIEAKKCISQVSAKVLTNRNPAYSLAGGLYEALADTDGEMYGVTNDESEKARIIFEKLEGIDISPAAGVATGALIQAVEAGNIGKKETIVLNITSGGYKRMRQDYPLHYLKPDLVFTPEEIEPDFLEQRITSVS from the coding sequence ATGAAGTCTAAACTCAAATATATCCTGCGTTGCACTTTGTGTGGAAAAGACTATGAACCAGACCCTTTCCGCCTTTGCTGTGACGAGAAACATGAGCCATCCCTTCTGCGTGCTGTCTATCCTAACCAAAAGCTAGAAGTCAAAGAGAATCTCCCAGGTTTATTCCGATATATCGATTGGCTACCGGTTGATCGATACTTAGAGGCAGATGGTAAACCGATTACGTATCAAAGCCAGAATCTGGCTCACCATCTCGGATTAGATCATCTTTTCATTTCTTTCAATGGGTATTGGCCAGAGCGAGATGCTCATCTTTTTACTTGTTCTTTTAAAGAATTAGAAGCTTTCCCGATATTAGCTAGAATACCAGAGGATAACCCCAAAACCCTCGTCGTTGCTTCAGCTGGAAATACTGGCCGAGCGTTTGCTACGGTTTGCTCTAAGCTGAAAATCCCCTTTTGCTTGGTCATTCCAGAGCAAAATTTATCCGCCATCTGGTCAAAGGATCGTTTTGATTCTTGTGTTCGTCTGATTGCTGTTGGTGGGAATGGTGACTACTCCGATGCGATTCGTATCGGAAAAATCATCAGTGAATTAGAGGGTTTCTTTCCGGAAGGAGGAGCTAGAAATGTAGCCAGACGGGATGGAATGGGGCTAACCGTTGTGGATGCTACAGTAACCATTGGGGAAATTCCTGATCACTATTTCCAAGCCGTCGGTTCCGGTACTGGTGGGATTTCAGCTTACGAAGCCAATCTCAGATTTTTAGCAGATGGCAGATTTGGCAACAAAAAAATGAAGCTTCACCTGTGTCAAAACATTCCTTTTACACCCATGACCGATGCCTGGAAAGCGGGTAAGCGAGACATTACTGCTTTGAGCGAAATAGAAGCCAAAAAATGCATTAGTCAGGTTTCTGCTAAGGTACTTACCAACCGAAATCCGGCTTACTCTCTTGCGGGAGGACTTTATGAAGCATTGGCTGATACTGATGGAGAAATGTATGGTGTCACTAATGACGAATCAGAGAAAGCAAGGATTATATTTGAGAAATTGGAAGGAATAGATATTAGTCCTGCTGCAGGTGTGGCAACTGGTGCTTTAATTCAAGCGGTTGAGGCGGGGAACATAGGTAAAAAGGAAACCATTGTGCTCAATATTACTAGTGGAGGCTACAAACGTATGCGCCAAGATTATCCTTTACACTACCTCAAACCTGATTTAGTTTTTACACCTGAAGAGATCGAACCTGATTTTCTGGAACAGAGAATTACCAGTGTATCATAA